Part of the Scyliorhinus torazame isolate Kashiwa2021f chromosome 20, sScyTor2.1, whole genome shotgun sequence genome, CCTGTGAagacggtttctctctccacagatgtttccgGGCCTGCTGCCTCCGCCATGTGGGTTTACAACAAAAAGTGGCTTGAGCAACAATAAGATTGAGATCTGTTTATTTCATGGTGATAATTTACTCGAAATCCTTCCTGGGCTGACTGACAACTGCAGCCAATGGACCGACCGGTAACACACAAACAAATTTAAACGACGCAACCTTCCCACCCACTGTACAATGGTCAAATGGTGTCAAAttttatatatctatatatatatacacacacatgcagAACAATAAATTATTGAGGAACAAAAACCTTTCTGCACAAGTTCGGTATATACAAAGACTCAAAGTGCAGATTATTGTAGATTATTTTCAGCAAGGTTTACAGTCCACAGCAGTGCAATATTGGAGGACCATTTTCATGGCCCGGAGTACCTCTGTCATTTCCCCCTTTCCTTTCCTGAACTCAGTTGTCCCAAAGGGTCTGCAAAGCCGCAAGGGCGCAAACGGCCCACAAGAGGCGGAGGAGGAAACAGTACAAAACAGAAGCCTTCCCGTTGAATTCAGATTTGAACACTTGTGACATCTTCCCACTTCGTTTTAATCACAATTAGCATTAAAAAACAAAGGTGGTCAGTCACGGATTGTGACGGCAAAACAGCCAAAATCCTCACGTGCGCTCAGGTTGCAGATTCAAGTCTTCCTGGAAACGTGCGCACTCGCAGAACGTTGTTCGGCTAAAGCGCAGCTCGAGATTCGGAAATCCGACTGACAGGGCAGAATTGGTAAAAAGGTCAACTGCAAAATAACCCCATGAAAATCAGGCAACGAGATCTTTCTTTCCTGTTGGCCCTTGTTCTGTTatactcacacacatcttctaaacTGGCCAACAGCTTCCTTCCTAATCAGTTGGCTGGTGGCAGGACTGGGGAACGCTGCTGGCTACAGCACACATTTACATGGCTTCAAGACCCGCAAAAGGCGAAGTCCTCAGGCATGCAGGTTCAAATTAAAAAGGCAAAGGAAACCCAAATTTCCAGCTTTTCGTTTTACTATAAATATCAGAATGTCGAGTTTGAAGGCAGGGCCAAGCAAGCTTTATCCACTGGGTAAGACCACTTCCCCACTAGAAAAAAAAAATAATGACTGGCGACTTTGAGGATTTGCAACTCCCTCTTTTCACTGTCCTTCTCTGAAGGCGCCGCGCGAGGATCATCCTCCAGCCTTCAATAAACTAGTCATTCCTTCTGCATGAGCTTAGAGAGCTGGGAGGATCGAGGAGGTCCATTTTTGGCTGGGAAGAATCACGAGGACACATAGGCTGTTGGAACACAGAATATGGGGCAGAGGCACAACGGGATTTATAAATCATCTAAAGTAGTCACGCGGGTCAACGGGATCATGAACACGTTAACAAGATACTGTCGTTCTTTTCAGCACAATGGCATTCAAAAGCAGAGGGGTGACGTTAATCTGAAATAGATTCTCGGTTAGACTACacttgggagcactgcgcacagttcaggtctccacaTTACAAAGCGGACATAAATGCACTGTGAGAGCGTGCAGAAAATATTTCATAAGGGCGACAGCAGGACTGAGAAGGTACAacgatgaggaaaggttgaatactcTGGAGCGCCCTCCGGGATGGATGAAAGCAGAGAGGTGAACTGACGGGAGGTCTTTAGAATGAGGAGACCAGAGCCTGGGGGCCAGAAGTACGCGACAGCTGTTATTAAATCAAATAGCAAATTCAGCagaaattatttttattcattatttttaaaaatataaatttagagtacccaattcattttttccaattgaagggaaattttagcgtggtcaatccatctaccctgcacatctttgggttgtgggggcgaaacccacgcagacacggggagaatgtgcaaactccacacggccagtgacccagggccgggatcgaacctgggacctcggcgccgtgaggcagcagtgctaaccactgcgccaacgtgccgccctAGCAGAAGTATTGTTAACCAGAGGGtgcgagaatgtggaactcactgccacagggagtggttgagatgGTTAGCATCATAGGGTAGGAACAGAAGAATGTTTAAAATTaagatgtatttaaggggaaactGGGAAGGGAAGGAAGATAATATAAGCCCATAGGGTGGGAGGAGGCCGAGGAAAGCATAAACAACAGCATAGACAAATGACCTTCTTGGTCATTCTGTACAATAGGAGTGGGTGCCACCGTGAGCAGAAGGAATGCTGGCTTATTTTTCAGTCCCGCCTTTTTAGGAGCACTGGGGTTGCGGTGCTACCGTCTCTGAGAACGGCTGCCCTgtaaacacacacatacatgcatggCCGGGACGGCACAGGCTGAAAACAGTGAGgcaagtcatggatggatgtcaccAAACCCTTCCTGCAAAGGGTGCTCGGTATGTGGAATTCAGTCTTAGCTGGGCTATAAGCAGTCGTTGTGATGGGGCAGGGTGATGGTGATTTTCTAGACAGTcgaaacacgatgggctgaattatCTTCTGCATCTCACAATCATGTCGCACACTCTACACACAGGTAAGAGGTGGAAGCGAAGCTGTAAACGCAGCAGTAGCTGCTCATTTCTCATCGTGTTAAAGAGGAAAATACTGCATTAATTGGAGCTTATCAATGAATTTCAGTTATTGTACAGTATTTATGTAGCACCGTCTCTGACGTTGGGACGTCCCAAAGTGTTTCAAACAGCAGCATGGTGATTTGCCACTTCTGTAATGTTGGCCAAGGGAGGAATGCTGGCCAGGGCACCAGACGTCCCTGCTGCTCTTTCAAAAAAAAATCCAGGTTTCTTTCCCATTGACAATACTCAGCCGCACAACAGGGTAGACGGGGCCTCGGTATAACATGCCAGCTGAGGCAAAACAGCGCCTACCGACACCTGTAATAGGGAGTGCCAGAGTGAAGGAGCGGTGCAGGTTAACTGCTCCTCGCGTTGTCTTGGCAAGGcggcatcagccacccagcatccaAGTAACCTGGCAACCTTTGCTACCCCGGTTTACCCGCTGAGAAGATGCCAGTGCAGTGGTGGGCAGCTGTTGGTGCCCACGGACAGGCCACACAGCAGGGGTGGAAAATGGATGGGGAAATACAGCACAGATATCTTTAACTGTTAAACCTCTCTCCGCTGAAATGGGCTGGAGACAACAATTGCAGGAATCCCTGAGTGTGCGACAAGTCAGCTCTGCTATTCCTGATCCGGGCAAGGTTTATGCCGAATGTACGGTGACTCGCTGAAGGGTGGCAGTGCAAGTGTCTGATTGTCAGAGAGAGAAGGGCAGTGGATGGTCACTCAGCAACCCCCGCAGTCCAATCTCACGGACAGCAGGCCatacgtgaaacttaaccacagcaGCTGGGAGTCTACAGAACTGCCTTTAAGACAAAAGAAAGCGACTTGCAGACGTAAATCCATTGATTAGTGTTGCTCAATGTGGGCGCTGCTCAGTCCAGGGGAGTGCCTTGTAGTATCGGAGTCCCGGTCCCGGCCTTCGACTCCTTCATCTTCTCCAAGGCAAGGTACAAGTCCGTCTGAGTGATCGCGCGCAGGCACGCGTCAGCAGTGGAGCTAAAGAGGAAGAGACAACAGCATGCATTAAGATTTTCCTGCTCTGTACCACCTCACGCTGCAGCCCAATCCTTCAAAGTAGTACATCTTTCACCGCGGTCTAACACTCCCAATTTattctcctccaccacctccgACAGCCTCAAaatccccccctctccaccccaccgtCTCCTGAAGCCACAAAATCACCGTGGTGTGGTTTTCCCCGGCTTACCTGGACAGAGCAGAGGCAGGATTCTTTGATGATGAAACAAATTAAAATTAAGCCCATTCAGGAGGAGGAAAATATTGTTTAAAAAGCTACTGTCAGTTTTAATCTTCTAAATCTTCAGAATCAAGGCTATTCACTGGAGGCACCCTCATTCAGAGAGATAGTCCCTGGGTTTGCCACAAATCCCTTCCACTGGCTTGAGACCAGGTTTGGCCTGTACCTTATGTACTGCTCAAATTGCTGAGCCCTTAGCCCACATGTCCCTTTTCTAGAAGGCAGCAGCGGTAGTCTAGCTCCACAGGATCTAGCTCCACACAGCTTACTTTGCCATCCATGGTGAAAGGATAATGAAATAGTTCCGACCCCCGGGAACGGACGCTGCCTCACACAGGGACTGTGAGACGACAGGCGAATGCACTGGTTGGGCGGGATGTACGTTTCTCCTATGGAAACGTTCccttctgtgtgtgtctcccccccACCTTTACCTTCCTGCTACTCTTGTCAACTCTCCCACAGCGCGGAACTCTGCCTTTAGGCACTCCCCAGTCCCCAGGGCAAATCTCTCTCGAATGGTCCCGAAGAGCGGCGGAGGCGAGATGCACCTTTCCTCGCAGTCAGCGACCTGCAGTTGCCTCCCGATGAGTTGCATTTGCTCCTTGCGCACTAAGTCGCGGAGCCTGTGCAAGGCTGCCTCTCTGCAGAgctcccggaggtcactgcccgaGAAGCCTTCTGTCTTCTCTGCGATCTCTTTCAGCCTCACTTCACTGTTCAACTGGAAGGAAGAGTTTAAAAGGGAGAGAAGAGAAAAAATTATTCCATACGCGCCCCCCAACTTAGAGCAGTAAAAGCACTGGATAAAAGAGAAAAACAAaccgagaggggagagagagacacatacacattcaccagaTAGGATCAACTTCAGAATCTCCTGccgctgtctctgcctctgtaggaTTACACAGAAATGGTTATTTGAATCTTACTGAAAAGAGAGGCATGTTGaagtttttgtcttgcactcatcaggccaaaagcaagaatgccaaatttcaaacaatcgcaacAATTCCGACCTCAGCTGActgcgtggaatttgcacgttctccccatgtctgcacgggtttccaccggatgctccagtttcttcccacactccaaagatgtgcagattaggtggattggccaggctaaatttgcccctaggtggggttatggggtagggtgggggattgagcctgggtacggtgctctttcggagggtcggtgcagacatgatgggtcgaatggcctccttctgcaatgtacggATTCTATGAGTGTATTGAGCattgttgcactcatccaggcaagtggaaaatattctaTCATACTCATGACTTTTTTTCGTCACGCATTCAGGGGATGTGGGAATCGCTGGTTTTCCAGcattaactgcccatccctaatttcccttgaactgagtggttttgcTAGGCCTTTTTAgaaggtatttaagagtcaactgtgggtctggagtcacatgtaggccagaccagaagaggacagatttccttttctaaaggccttcattagactttcaattccagattcttattgagttcaaatttcgccatcggccgtagtgggattcgaacttgtgccttgtagatggtggacaggccttggagggtcaggaggtgagttactcgccgcaggattcccagcctctgacctgctctggtagccacagcatttagcATTTATATTGTTgcggccagttcagtttctggttaatggtaacccccaggatgttggttgtggtggATTTAGCAATGGTGGTAGAattgaatgtcgggggggggggggggggtcagagagcggggagagtcagagagcggggagagtcagagagcggggagagtcagagagcggggagagtcagagagcggggagagtcagagagcggggagagtcagagagcggggagagtcagagagcggggagagtcagagagcggggagagtcagagagcggggagagtcagagagcggggagagtcagagagcggggagagtcagagagcggggagagtcagagagcggggagagacagagagcggggagagtcagagagcggggagagtcagagagcggggagagtcagagagcggggagagtcagagagcggggagagtcagagagcggggagagtcagagagcggggagagtcagagagcggggagagtcagagagcggggagagtcagagagcggggagagtcagagagcggggagagtcagagagcggggagagtcagagagcggggagagtcagagagcggggagagtcagagagcggggagagtcagagagcggggagagtcagagagcggggagagtcagagagcggggagagtcagagagcggggagagtcagagagcggggagagtcagagagcggggagagtcagagagcggggagagtcagagagcggggagagtcagagagcggggagagtcagagagcggggagagtcagagagcggggagagtcagtgagcggggagagtcagagagcggggagagtcagagagcggggagagtcagagagcggggagagtcagagagcggggagagtcagagagcggggagagtcagagagcggggagagtcagagagcggggagagtcagagagcggggagagtcagagagcggggagagtcagagagcggggagagtcagagagcggggagagtcagagagcggggagagtcagagagcggggagagtcagagagcggggagagtcagagagcgtggagagtcagagagcggggagagtcagagagcggggagagtagagagcggggagagtcagagagcggggagagtcagagggcggggagagtcagagggcggggagagtcagagggcggggagagtcagagggcggggagagtcagagggcggggagagtcagagggcgggagagtcagagagcggggagagtcagagagcggggagagtcagagagcggggagagtcagagagcgggagagtcagagagcggggagagtcagggagcggggagagacagggagcggggagagtcagagagcggggagagtcagagagcgggagagtcagagagcggggagagtcagggaGCGGGGAGAGACAGGGAGCGGGAGAGTTGGAGAGCGGGGAGACAAGGTGCTCGCCTTGACCATATTCCTTTTATTTgcagagaatgggttcctgcatatGAATGAATGTCACTTCAAGCAATTTTAAATGAACCGAATCATCAGCTCAATGATTTTCTTAAATTGATTGTTAATGGATTTTTGGCGCACTCAGTGTTGTTTAGCTGGTGCTGCCCAATTGAGGAAGCACATGGAACAATGGGTGGTTGGTTTGGGGTTCTGGAGGTGTGGGTTGGTCGTGTATAGTGGTTGCTGACACAAAGAGGTGCAAATCAGTTGCCTCCATTGTCCCCTCCCCCAGGCGCTGCTCAGATCATTCACAAACTATAATGTAATCTTATTCTTATCTTTATTCTAACAGCTACAGCAGAAGAGCCCAGGAGCTAACAGCCAAACACTCACGGGCAGGCCCACGTGGAACGTGCTGGGCATCCTCCTCAAGATAGCTGGATCCACATCCTGTGGCCGGTTTGTAGCACCCATCACAATCACCTACAGGAAAGGCACAGAAACAGGACACTGTTACTGCATTGTCATTGTACGAGCTCTGGCAAATCGATCCGCCGGGTATTTTAACTGATTTTAGTGTCTTAACTGGCTGGACATTCCTTTAATTTCATTGCGACACTTAATCTTATGGCAAACTAGAGTTTTAATCCTGTTTCTGGTATGCTCGGGATGAAAGCAACTGAGAGGTGACTTGACGTGGAGTTGCGGTCCGGGCCTTCGTGGTACTTTTAACCTCAAAGATTTGGAAAGAGATCAACTTGTAAAAAAGGCAAATCTAGCAAGTGTATAAAAGCTCTGATCCAGAGGCTGTAGTTACTGTGTTACTGACTGATGCGCCAACCTGGGGTACGGCCAGAGAGAAGCTACTACATGGAGATTGCTTTTCTACCCAGGGCGCTATGTTAATGTTACTGCCCTTTCATCCTCCTTGTTCAGACAGCAGCATGTGTTATGCTGGATAAAGTACAATCACTGTCAGCAATAAGGATCAATCTTTTCAGAACTTGAGAAGAAGGGGGAAAGTGACTGAGACATTATGTTTTATTTACGACAAACATTTATTAAAGATTTACAGGACCCAAtcctttttttcccattaaggggcaatttaacgtggccaatccacctaccctgcacatctttttgggttgtgtgtgtgtatgtgcgcgcgggggggggggggagctttgtcCAGGTTGGAAATTAGATCCGCGCGTAAGCAAGTTAAATTTAATCGGGGTAGGATGTAAAAGTACAAACTTTTATTCAAAGCACAGCATGGACTTCCTGCTCCACTCACAGTGCGAGTGGAATTTAAGaatcccccctttaaaaaaaattctggttTAACAATTGTCCATCACAAGTGACACATAAGCAGCGTGGAATATCTCTTCCACATCTTGAGCCCACTTCAGACAGATCCCCACATACCTGGCAatctgtgtcagtgtccagtccatcCCACAGGGTCATGAATTGTGCTTTCATCATGGCTGTCGCTTCATGGTCATTGCAGGAACGGTTCCTCAGAAAGGAATCTAGCAGGATTAAAACAGGCGCCACAGTGAAGACCAAAGGCCGGCATTAGGCGCAGAGCCTGGGACACAAGGGCAAGGCAGCTTGGATTGTTTACAAACTCACACAGCATCCACAATCCCCTGTCTCGAAGCGCTGGTCTGGCTGATGGGTTTGAATCATTTCGAATCACGGAATGGTTCCGGGACCCCTGGCTCCCTTACCCTCTCGCTGCCTCCTCCCCGCAGGCCTACAAATTCCCTCTCTTCAGGCAACCCTCCGTTTCCCTTTCGAGGGACTCgactgactctgcctccgccacgctctcaggcagcgcgttccacatcCTAACCGCTCGTTGCATCAATAGGTTTTccctcagggcggcacggtggcgcagtggttagcactgctgcctcatggcgccgaggttccaggttcgatcccggccctgggtcgctgctcgagtggagtttgcacattctccccgtgtctgcgtgggtctcaacccctacaacccaaagatgtgcaaggtgggtggattggccatgctaaattgccccttaattggaaaaacataaatgGGTACTCTATACTTACGAGAAAATAACGATAAAATAAAATACCATTGCATTTTTACCAATCACTTTAAGTCTGTCCCCTCTGATTCTCAAGCCTTCCGCCCATGAGAATACTCTCTCCCCCGACCTACTCTGCCCAGACGAACTCCCCCCTCACGACTTTTAACACctccattaaatctcctctcaaccgtCTCTTGACTGaagagaacagtcccagcttctccaacctatccccgtaactgaagttcctcatccctgcgaCCATTCTCGTGGATCTTTTCTGGACCCTCACTAATGCCGTCACTTCCTTCTGAAgacgtggtgcccagaactggacacaacagACCAAGTTGAGGCTGAAGCAGCGTTTTATACActtttaataataacctttattattgtcacaagtcggcttacattaacactgcaatgaagttactgtgaaaagcccctagtcgccacattgtggcgcctgttcgggtacacagagggagaattcagaatgtccaattcacctaacaagcacgtctttcgggacttgtgggtggaaaccggagcacccggaggaaacccacgcagagacggggagaacgtgcagactccgcacagacagtgacccaagccgggaatcgaagctgagttcctggtgctgtgaagcggcagtgctaaccactgtgctaccatgctgcccaactttatCACAACTTTTTTGTTCATCACAACTTCCTTGCTGTTGTACTGTGCAGCTATTTATAAAGCCCCGGATACTGTGTGCTTTCTTAACCCCtttctccacctgtcctgtcaccttcaatggttTCTGTGTGTAAGCCCCCggtccccctgctcctgcacaACTGGTAACTCAGAATAACAACACActctggagtgagttacaggctggttcTAATCAAGGAGTTTGGCAAGTGGTTTAAAAGCAGAATAATTAGGCTTACAAAAATGGGCTTCAGTtgagaggagagattggagaggcagggactgttctccttagagagaaggaagttgagtggagatttgAGAGAGATGTTCGAAATCGTGAGGgggctggagagagttggcagggaGAAACCGTTCCTGCTCGGAAAAGGATCGAGAGAGGGGGGGGCCAACAGATTTACAGTGATTTGCAATAGAAGCAAATGCGATGGAGAAAGAACTctctcgcacagcgagtggt contains:
- the LOC140396975 gene encoding LOW QUALITY PROTEIN: outer mitochondrial transmembrane helix translocase-like (The sequence of the model RefSeq protein was modified relative to this genomic sequence to represent the inferred CDS: inserted 1 base in 1 codon), whose product is MLLNELSKDILAQXLTQSEVLGVLFRLTVFGAATYFGIKWMVDIIDPARRPKIEAKKKAARLMKQIGVEGLKLSEYELTIAAHLVDPRTLKVTWRDIAGLDEVITEVQETVILPFQKRHLFHGSKLLQPPKGVLLYGPPGCGKTLIAKATASVAGCHFINMQASTLTDKWYGESQKLTAAVFSLAAKIEPCIIFIDEIDSFLRNRSCNDHEATAMMKAQFMTLWDGLDTDTDCQVIVMGATNRPQDVDPAILRRMPSTFHVGLPRQRQRQEILKLILSGECLNSEVRLKEIAEKTEGFSGSDLRELCREAALHRLRDLVRKEQMQLIGRQLQVADCEERCISPPPLFGTIRERFALGTGECLKAEFRAVGELTRVAGSSTADACLRAITQTDLYLALEKMKESKAGTGTPILQGTPLD